In Pseudoxanthomonas indica, the following are encoded in one genomic region:
- a CDS encoding alpha/beta hydrolase, translating to MSIPDFPHENANLSLPGPVGELELSVEWPDEPTQAGAFTAIICHPLPTEGGTMHNKVVVMTARSLRELGAVTVRFNFRGTGGSAGHFDQGVGESADLQAVVDWVRSHRPGPIWLAGFSFGAYVALRSCQAIQPEAMISIAPPVGRWDFDAISLPTCPWLVIQGEQDEIVDPQAVYRWIDALEDPPELIRMSDTSHFFHRKLMDLRGAIKHAMKAFVPAA from the coding sequence ATGTCGATACCGGACTTCCCCCACGAAAACGCCAACCTGAGCCTGCCCGGCCCGGTCGGCGAACTCGAACTCTCGGTCGAATGGCCGGACGAACCGACCCAGGCCGGCGCCTTCACCGCGATCATCTGCCACCCGCTGCCCACCGAGGGCGGCACCATGCACAACAAAGTGGTGGTGATGACGGCGCGCAGCCTGCGCGAGTTGGGTGCGGTCACCGTACGCTTCAACTTTCGCGGCACCGGCGGCTCGGCCGGCCACTTCGATCAGGGCGTGGGCGAGTCCGCGGATCTGCAGGCCGTGGTGGACTGGGTGCGATCGCACCGACCGGGTCCGATCTGGCTGGCCGGTTTCAGCTTCGGCGCCTACGTCGCACTGCGCAGCTGCCAGGCCATTCAGCCCGAGGCGATGATCTCGATCGCGCCGCCAGTGGGTCGCTGGGATTTCGACGCCATTAGCCTGCCCACCTGCCCCTGGCTGGTGATCCAGGGCGAGCAGGACGAGATTGTCGATCCGCAGGCGGTCTATCGCTGGATCGATGCACTCGAGGATCCGCCGGAACTGATCCGCATGTCCGACACCAGCCATTTCTTCCATCGCAAGCTGATGGACCTGCGTGGCGCCATCAAGCACGCGATGAAAGCCTTCGTGCCGGCCGCATGA
- the zapE gene encoding cell division protein ZapE, producing the protein MAADGDTPTPLTPSQAYARGVAEGHWRDDPAQHEALRELDRIHLALLEEREDGWLDRLSSFWKKPEPIKGLYLWGGVGRGKTFLIDLFYDGLPLEAFHPDQAGGRDGKYRTHFHRFMRGVHEQLREHAGHADPLARVAQDWRERLRVLVLDEFFVTDIGDAMLLGRLLERLIAEGVTLVTSSNTAPKNLYKDGLQRDSFLPAIALLQKYCVEVHAVGAEDYRLRALTRSPVYRAPLDAQSDAWLNERWNELSPGSSCRDGNIVIDHRKVPVRGRGKGIVWFDFAGICEGPRGTTDYIEVAREFHTVLLGGIPRFDAMNEDAARRFVNLIDELYDRHVNLVCTADAAPVALYSGHRLQGAFERTASRLIEMQSADYLASQHKA; encoded by the coding sequence ATGGCCGCCGATGGCGACACCCCGACTCCGTTGACGCCCTCGCAGGCCTATGCGCGCGGCGTGGCCGAGGGCCATTGGCGCGACGATCCGGCCCAGCACGAAGCCCTGCGCGAACTGGACCGCATCCATCTGGCGCTGCTGGAAGAACGCGAGGACGGCTGGCTGGATCGGCTGTCCTCGTTCTGGAAGAAGCCCGAGCCGATCAAGGGCCTGTACCTGTGGGGCGGCGTCGGCCGCGGCAAGACGTTCCTGATCGATCTGTTCTACGACGGCCTGCCGCTGGAGGCGTTCCACCCGGATCAGGCCGGTGGCCGCGACGGCAAGTACCGCACCCACTTCCACCGCTTCATGCGCGGCGTGCATGAGCAGTTGCGCGAGCACGCCGGTCACGCCGATCCGCTGGCCCGGGTGGCGCAGGACTGGCGCGAGCGCCTGCGCGTGCTGGTGCTGGACGAGTTCTTCGTCACCGACATCGGCGATGCCATGTTGCTGGGCCGCCTGCTGGAGCGCTTGATCGCCGAAGGCGTGACCCTGGTGACCAGCTCCAACACCGCACCGAAGAACCTGTACAAGGACGGCCTGCAACGCGACAGCTTCCTGCCGGCGATCGCGCTGTTGCAGAAGTACTGCGTGGAAGTGCATGCGGTGGGCGCGGAAGACTACCGCCTGCGCGCGCTGACCCGTTCGCCGGTCTATCGCGCACCGCTGGATGCGCAGTCGGATGCGTGGTTGAACGAACGCTGGAACGAACTCAGCCCCGGCAGCAGCTGCCGCGACGGCAACATCGTCATCGATCACCGCAAGGTGCCGGTGCGCGGGCGCGGCAAGGGCATTGTCTGGTTCGACTTCGCCGGGATCTGCGAAGGACCGCGTGGCACCACCGACTACATCGAGGTGGCGCGCGAATTCCATACGGTGCTGCTGGGCGGCATCCCGCGCTTCGATGCAATGAACGAGGACGCCGCGCGGCGCTTCGTCAACCTGATCGACGAGCTCTACGATCGCCACGTCAACCTGGTCTGCACCGCCGATGCCGCGCCGGTGGCGCTCTACAGCGGGCACCGATTGCAGGGCGCATTCGAGCGCACCGCCTCGCGGCTGATCGAAATGCAGAGCGCCGACTACCTGGCCAGCCAGCACAAGGCCTGA